One window of Zerene cesonia ecotype Mississippi unplaced genomic scaffold, Zerene_cesonia_1.1 Zces_u006, whole genome shotgun sequence genomic DNA carries:
- the LOC119838974 gene encoding UDP-glucosyltransferase 2-like has protein sequence MKSLLLFCIFAISTAAGYHILCIQKAPTKSHNHLLKGIVDPLLKAGHEVTFITHYPDGKTVKNLNIIDASHMRKLKEGIDIINSVRASITLVKDFGKNLSLALLDTPVIHDAVAKGNYDAVVTEWFFSDVEAGYASVLQVPWILLSGTVLYPHLEYLVDTVRSIPNVPSFVDNYSVPMTFRQRFMNAFIFVMSQIDYYWNDFPSQKAIYESRFGPIAKARGVPLPPYEEAYRNVSILLVNSHPSFAPTRSLPPNVIDIAGYHIDATIPPLPKDLQDILDGSPQGVIYFSMGSVVKSAQLEEKTRKELIKVFGEVKQTVLWKFEEKIDGLPKNVHVRPWMPQPSILAHPNVKLFITHGGLLSTLESLQYGVPLLAIPVFGDQPGNAHRSVVAGHALKVDFSPDMAPKLKEALHEMMRNDSYYNKAKYISKLFHNRPTKPTDLITHYVEMAIESQGAYHLRSSVNQYKWYENWMLDIIFVILAALYVVLYIIKKVIKSFTKKEKKQKKN, from the exons ATGAAGTCACTCCTGTTGTTCTGTATCTTCGCCATATCCACAGCAGCTGGATACCACATCCTCTGCATCCAGAAGGCTCCAACCAAAAGTCACAACCACCTGCTTAAGGGTATCGTGGATCCTCTGCTGAAAGCTGGTCATGAG GTCACATTTATTACTCACTATCCAGATGGAAAAACTGTTAAGAATCTCAATATAATTGATGCAAGTCATATGAGGAAATTGAAAGAAG GCATCGACATAATCAACAGTGTGCGAGCTTCGATAACTCTAGTCAAAGATTTCGGGAAGAATCTCTCTCTGGCTTTGCTTGATACACCAGTGATACATGATGCGGTTGCTAAGGGAAATTATGATGCCGTAGTTACCGAGTGGTTCTTTTCAGATGTTGAAGCTGG GTACGCCTCAGTTCTCCAAGTGCCCTGGATCCTCCTCAGCGGTACAGTTCTTTACCCACACTTGGAGTACCTCGTTGATACAGTCCGGTCCATTCCCAATGTCCCGAGCTTTGTGGACAACTACTCTGTACCCATGACCTTCCGGCAGCGGTTCAtgaatgcatttatatttgttatgtcGCAAATCGATTATTACTG GAATGACTTCCCCTCACAGAAGGCCATCTACGAGTCGCGATTTGGTCCCATCGCTAAAGCGAGAGGCGTCCCCCTCCCCCCTTACGAAGAGGCCTACAGAAACGTGTCCATATTGTTAGTAAACTCTCACCCCTCGTTTGCTCCAACTAGGAGCTTACCACCCAATGTGATTGACATAGCTGGTTACCATATTGATGCTACCATACCACCCTTGCCAAAG GACCTCCAAGACATCCTGGATGGATCACCGCAAGGCGTTATCTACTTTAGCATGGGTTCCGTAGTGAAATCAGCACAATTAGAAGAGAAAACGAGAAAGGAGCTGATCAAGGTATTCGGTGAAGTGAAACAGACGGTGCTGTGGAAGTTTGAAGAGAAAATCGATGGTCTTCCGAAGAATGTCCACGTGAGACCCTGGATGCCACAGCCTAGTATACTTG CCCACCCCAACGTTAAGCTTTTCATAACTCACGGTGGGCTTCTCAGCACTTTAGAATCGCTACAATATGGGGTGCCGTTACTGGCCATTCCGGTATTTGGCGATCAACCCGGTAACGCCCACCGCAGTGTGGTAGCTGGTCATGCCCTGAAGGTCGACTTCTCACCAGATATGGCTCCGAAATTGAAGGAAGCACTACATGAGATGATGAGAAATGATAG TTATTACAACAAGGCGAAAtacatatcaaaattattccaCAACCGGCCGACAAAACCTACCGACCTGATCACCCATTACGTCGAAATGGCCATTGAAAGCCAGG gtGCTTACCATCTCAGGTCGTCAGTAAACCAGTACAAATGGTATGAGAACTGGATGTTAGACatcatatttgttattttagctGCGTTATAcgttgtattatatataattaagaaagtTATCAAATCATTTACGAAGAAAGAgaagaaacaaaagaaaaattaa
- the LOC119838913 gene encoding 39S ribosomal protein L43, mitochondrial: protein MSNSNLFLKSGFVRAPLQNGVGRYVCQLQRIVLKFCKSHGGSRGIRDFIEQDLVDFAKQNPGVVVYLKPRRHRSPVVVAEYLNGDRVWMSVHQKTHSEITKWIENLRTQQGDVAATRLRKYQYTNYPSIQGPWTPFTFKDPELNIATLPDPKFGANNRLPLTATEQLRLMFEKQNLKDVETAE from the exons atgtctaatagtaatttattcttGAAGTCTGGTTTTGTTAGAGCACCACTTCAAAATGGTGTGGGCCGTTACGTATGTCAATTACAACGAATTGTgctgaaattttgtaaaagtcATGGAGGCAGCCGCGGTATTAG agATTTCATAGAACAAGATCTGGTTGACTTCGCAAAACAGAACCCTGGTGTGGTGGTATACCTTAAGCCTCGCAGACACAGATCGCCAGTGGTTGTCGCTGAATATT TAAATGGTGACAGGGTATGGATGAGTGTGCACCAAAAAACTCATTCAGAGATAACGAAGTGGATCGAAAACCTTCGCACTCAGCAAGGAGACGTAGCGGCTACGAGACTGCGAAAATACCAGTACACAAACTACCCTTCCATCCAGGGGCCCTGGACCCCATTCACATTCAAGGATCCCGAATTGAACATAGCAACTTTGCCGGACCCTAAGTTTGGTGCCAACAACAGACTGCCTTTAACTGCAACAGAGCAATTGAGGTTGATGTTTGAAAAACAGAATCTGAAAGATGTAGAAACGGCTGAATAG